Within Cyprinus carpio isolate SPL01 chromosome A7, ASM1834038v1, whole genome shotgun sequence, the genomic segment GAGCGCCTCTCGCTGTTTGGTGGGACGATCTCGATGGCTGTGATGCACTCGTCTCCCGCTTGTTTGGTGACGATTTTGATCTTGGACCATTTAGATTGAGGGTTGAGTTTAGGTGCGGCTGTGGGCGCAGGTGTCAAGCCGGCCTCAGAAGTCGCCTCACTGTTCGCTCGTTCTTTAGTCTCTTTAGGGGCTATGGTGGCTGTGCTGGATTCATTCGAGCTCTCCTTTTCCTCTGGCTGCACGCAGGAGTCTGCTTTAGTGGACACCACAGACTCGTCTAGTTTACCGTTCTTCATGGTGTCCACTGTAGAACAGGTATCCAGGCTAGGTTTAGGAGGAGACTGATTGTTGTTGTTCTGCTTCAAGATGTGACTCTTGAGGAGACCACTAGATTTCGGGCCTTTCTTCTCCTTTTTTACCTCAGGGTTCTGCTTGGACACACGGCTGCGGCTGGCCAGAGAGATGTGCACATAAAGCACCGTCATGATGACCACTGGCAGGTAGAACGCAGCGATGGCCGTGCCGAACGTGACCGCGGGGTTGGAAAGGAACTGGATGTAACATTCACCAGGTGCTACGGTCCGTGCTCCGACAATGAACTGCCAGAACAGGATAGCGGGAGCCCACAGGATGAAAGACAGGATCCAGGCGGAGGCAATCATGAGGCCAGCCATCTTGGTGGTTCTGCGTGTGGGGTAACTCAGGGGTTTGGTCACACAGAAGTATCGGTCAAAGCTGATGATTAACAGGTTCATGACAGAAGCATTGCTGACCACATAATCCAGTGCGAGCCACAGGTCACACACAACAGGGCCGAGAGGCCAGTAGCCCTTGATGATGTAGACGGTGTAAAGGTTCATGGAGAACACACCGATGATGAGATCTGCACAGGCCAGGCTGAAAAGGAAGTAGTTGTTGACAGTCTGTAGGTGTCTATTGACCTTGATTGAGAGCATGACGAGGATGTTACCCACAACGGTGACAAAACTGAGAGATCCTGTAACCAGTGCAATGAAGACCATCTCCACTGTCTTTTGCGGGCTGTCACCGTCCACCTCAACTGCTGCACATGAGCCATTGGTGCTGCTGCTGTCACAACTGAAGTTGACATTACTGGATACGTTGCTCAACGAGCCTGAAATACAACACACAGACAAtgttataaatgacaaaaattataaatgacaaaaattataaatgacacttaatttctggcaatattgtcaacttgattgcacagacactgttgGAAGAGAGCTGAGCCGGATgaagacatcactgaatcatcaatgaactgactttaactgcaAAATTgactttgttattgtcctcttgcattattgacaaactattttcctgtttgacactgtaaagctgctttgacataaTCAGTATGGTATAAAGCGCtatgtaaataaaggtgacttgacttgacaaaaataaagatttcagaAAGTGTGGATGCAATCACTGAAACTATTTAAAGACTGATAAAAAATATAAGCAGATTTGGGGAAACAGTATGACATTCATTATGATGCATACTACTGATGAGCATTCATTTGCATcctgaaatataaatatgcagTTTATATTAAAAGGAAGAGGCCCAGTTCTCTATGACTTCTGTAATCGTGCCCATATGGAAAGAAATAAATCAAGGAAGAAAATCCTTTGGGATACTATTGTATATTTGTTTGGTAGAATGTGGCCCAGCTGGCAAGAAATAATTCAACAGCTCCGAAATCACTCAGTTATCATGAAACATACAGCCCTATACATCTCAgtctaatttacttttattttcttgcaattttgtGCAGCCTGGAATCAAACATTAGTgccaatgtttatatatatatatatatatatataaacattggcACTAACATGTGACAAAAGAATAGTCATTAGGTCATTAGGGtcaaaatttattattaaatacaaaccAGATGTTTTCTATCATTTATTAGGAAATATTTGGTAACAGTAAggttcaatttattaaaattagaaacaataaaacattaatgcatGATACTTTTGCTGCATTTATCTAAGTTAATGTTCATTTcgacatattttttaaattctataaattaacaataatgtaTAAAGAACAGACATTAATTAACAATGAATAACggatgaaaatgacaaaatagcattaacctagattaatacaAGTTGTAAAAattactgttcattgttagttcatgacaTCTAATGCACTAACTGAagcttaatgtaaagtgttaccaaataattACTGATCTACACATTTGTGTTGAAATCTGAGAGCATTTAGCTACCGGATGAGCAGTCTCAGGTGAAAAGAAGATTAACTGAATCCTcattattaataacataaaaattaatatatatattccttcCTTTATCATAGATATTCAAGTAAGGATcttgttttatgaaatattaaggGTTTTGCATGTCATTTGTGAATGTGGGCTGCATTTCGAGAGGTTTCGTCATGATGCATACAGCATGCTAAACTTTTACGAGAGACAGTGCAGGACACCCTGCACTACCATATAAaaaggtaagtaaaaaaaaaaatgaataaattacatttattgaatgCATTAATGTGAGAAGGTTTTGGTTTTAGGTCATGAATTATctatcacctttatttatacttttaagaAGCTGTTGTCATACTGAAAGTATTGATCCATTGTGTAAAAACCTATTTAAAGCAACTCAAGTCGACactaaacacacaaaatacaacatCAGAACAAACAAATAGTGTTTTAAAGACTCTTTTTACTGTTGCCCATTTTAATTTCTAGAGGAGTATTTTCTGTCATAGCTTTTGAAGGTTGCCATCTTCTGGATAACCAGAGAAACTACAACCCATCACCATGAATCAACACAGCTAAACACATGCAAAGACTGCCTCCCTAAATTACTCATCATAAATGAAGACATAAATGatctattttcctatttgatcTGAATTCAGTTTCCCACTAGAGGAAGGACCCTGACCCAACCTCTCTCTTTATCTTTATTCTCTCTGACCACCGGACTGATCATCAGCAGGCATCAAAGGGCTGCCACACTCCGGACAGCCAGACAGCACATATTCTATTCCTTTTGAAAGCTTctgacaaacagacacacattctCTCCTCCTCGCTCATGcccaaaaaaacagaccaaactTCTTAAAGACTGTGGGTATTGGTACTTCAGAGATTAGAAAGTTGATATAGTTTGGGTCTCATTCTGTATTTCCCCTTGGGTGCAGGTGATTCAGTGTGAGGAGAGGATTCTTTACCCTTTATCAAATATGAATCGGCAATTACTCAACTGTGGATTCGAGCAGAGCAGAAAGATAAGTGCCAAGCCTCATTAAATATATGAATCAAGAATATTCATCTGATATAACTGTTGGAGAAAGCTCTCCAGGAATGTTTTATTTAGCTTTCTTGTACAATTTGACTCTGCACACAAGCCCCAACCCCTAAAACCCCAAACCACTCCAGTGAAGCAGAACAGCTGAAGATATACTATGTGTGTCAAGCTGCTGTAGAGCCAGggttagtatattttattattaaaaaaaaaaaaaaatcatttttttttcagtttagtttatagttttttttttttcagtgtgtcgAGATGAAAAGCAGAATCTCAtctaagcacacacacaaacacatgcacatgctCTGTTGCACACATCACATGCATCGCAGAACCAGAGGCAGGGTGTGCGGATCACTCACATACAGAAGTCCTGCACGTATGGCCAGCTAAAAAAGCAGCTCCACTACATCACTATAAGATCAGCTTCGGTTGAAAGCTTGACTTTTCTGCCCAACTTCCTCTGATCGGATATGGcaatttgtcattaaaaatctCACAGTTGGAATCAGAATTCATAAACAGAATAATACCAGTAgaattcaaaaatgaaatctgTTTACGCAAACAGTCTGAGACACAGTCATCCTCAAAGTGACTGTATAATGAGGCATTCAGTGTCAGGACAAATCACTCTCTCTGATGGCTGCATTTTCTTGGTGTATGGTTTACATTCAATGATATTCATTTCTTTCCACAGGTCGGgtataaggttttgttttttccacccatgaagacttttaaaaacactgtccCCTCAGTGCTGCAGGGCTGCACGGAAACATCACCTGAAAGAGCCTGCattgtttatgtttcttttgtCTGAGGGTTTTCCCTTCTTCTGAAGATTAATATTCAGAGAGTCAAAGCTCTTTGAGGATGGAGTGACATTTGTGTGCTGAGAGGGTGGCTGAGCTTTGAACCAGCTGCTCGTGTCAGGAGATAAAAACAGTCTGGAACATTTCGACATGCTGACAAACACCTCAGCAAAGCCTACACTAAACATTAGATTCTTCCCGTTACCAGTGGATTTTGAACATATTGTGCAGTTGCAGGAAAGCAGCACTTTGCAGCTTTTATTGAAATAGATGACAAGCAAAGCCACCACCCTCCTCCTCCAAACCGCAGCTGATTCTATCTGGGctgtttttttgcagtttgcatCCGATGGGCGGAACTGAATATCCATAACAGAGTTTCAAATTAACCAGTGATTCCTGTATCTCACTGCATGATGAAAACGTGACTCTGATAGTGCAAGCTACTGAAACTGGACACTCAATGTACATCCAGTTATAGTCtaagaataatatattacatgaGGAGCTGGATCTGGGATTTTAAAAATCCATTATGCTCCTAGAAAGGGTAAACAACAAGCGTCCACTAAACTGCAGCAACCTCTCAAACCTTCCAAATGATTTAGTACCATAAATGCATGATGCAGCCTCAAAATAGCTAAACAATTATTGCATGCACAATTAAGCAAGTGTGAGTGAgtggcatctttttttttgtggtgggatCTCATTCTGAAGTtctcacacagctgtagctgtggCTGTGGAGTTGGCAGGATGCGGATGCAGAGAAGGTGATCAGTGCTCAGCCTGCAGCAGTGAGATATGAGGGGTCTGATCTCAGCTGGCTCTCAGCACCGCAGCAGGTCCGTGCCTGATCACAGCCCCATGCCAACGCCGCGCACATGTATTCCTCTGCCCCATTCTGTGCTCCTTAGCTCAATGTCCTAAGCGTATCGATATGGGACCTGCTTGACAGAGCTTTGAAAAACAATACCTGTCTAACCAGTCTACAGTTACCAAGAGGACAGTAATCTGTGTCCACAGAATAACCCCAGAGAGGAGAGCAGTGATATGTCATTGATGTCattgatttctaaatgaacacCATAAGGCTGAAGGAGAGCTCCATGgcttatataat encodes:
- the LOC109055877 gene encoding muscarinic acetylcholine receptor M4-like isoform X2 — encoded protein: MLRKKAESPMKNNRLFEGSLSNVSSNVNFSCDSSSTNGSCAAVEVDGDSPQKTVEMVFIALVTGSLSFVTVVGNILVMLSIKVNRHLQTVNNYFLFSLACADLIIGVFSMNLYTVYIIKGYWPLGPVVCDLWLALDYVVSNASVMNLLIISFDRYFCVTKPLSYPTRRTTKMAGLMIASAWILSFILWAPAILFWQFIVGARTVAPGECYIQFLSNPAVTFGTAIAAFYLPVVIMTVLYVHISLASRSRVSKQNPEVKKEKKGPKSSGLLKSHILKQNNNNQSPPKPSLDTCSTVDTMKNGKLDESVVSTKADSCVQPEEKESSNESSTATIAPKETKERANSEATSEAGLTPAPTAAPKLNPQSKWSKIKIVTKQAGDECITAIEIVPPNSERRSIPVNRPRKVARKFASIARSQVKRKRQMAAREKKVTKTIFAILLAFIITWTPYNVMVLISTFCQSCVPDTVWAIGYWLCYVNSTINPACYALCNATFKKTFKNLLMCQYKNIGTR
- the LOC109055877 gene encoding muscarinic acetylcholine receptor M4-like isoform X1 gives rise to the protein MNVTNSTEAEGLAPWNFNGSLSNVSSNVNFSCDSSSTNGSCAAVEVDGDSPQKTVEMVFIALVTGSLSFVTVVGNILVMLSIKVNRHLQTVNNYFLFSLACADLIIGVFSMNLYTVYIIKGYWPLGPVVCDLWLALDYVVSNASVMNLLIISFDRYFCVTKPLSYPTRRTTKMAGLMIASAWILSFILWAPAILFWQFIVGARTVAPGECYIQFLSNPAVTFGTAIAAFYLPVVIMTVLYVHISLASRSRVSKQNPEVKKEKKGPKSSGLLKSHILKQNNNNQSPPKPSLDTCSTVDTMKNGKLDESVVSTKADSCVQPEEKESSNESSTATIAPKETKERANSEATSEAGLTPAPTAAPKLNPQSKWSKIKIVTKQAGDECITAIEIVPPNSERRSIPVNRPRKVARKFASIARSQVKRKRQMAAREKKVTKTIFAILLAFIITWTPYNVMVLISTFCQSCVPDTVWAIGYWLCYVNSTINPACYALCNATFKKTFKNLLMCQYKNIGTR